The Triticum aestivum cultivar Chinese Spring chromosome 7B, IWGSC CS RefSeq v2.1, whole genome shotgun sequence genome window below encodes:
- the LOC123159290 gene encoding protein DMP3-like, producing the protein MAAAPSASAVSVRQRTAAAASPLLQDQQQEKHEAADPVPPPPPRSTLYQALTSTASLANLLPTGTVLAFQLLAPTFTNHGACDATTALLTRILLAVLALSCLLASFTDSLNGPDGRVYYGVATLRGLWLLDYPPGAPTPPDTSRYRLAPIDAVHAALSVAVFGVVAARDKNVVRCFYGPSPARETEQVLDIVPLGVGVLCSLLFVAFPTRRHGIGYPVTNGAAGSST; encoded by the coding sequence ATGGCAGCTGCTCCTTCTGCCTCTGCCGTTTCCGTCAGGCAGAGGACTGCCGCGGCAGCATCGCCACTGCTCCAGGATCAGCAGCAAGAAAAGCATGAAGCTGCTGAtccggtgccgccgccgccgccgcgatcgACGCTGTACCAGGCGCTGACGTCGACGGCGAGCCTGGCCAACCTGCTCCCCACAGGTACGGTGCTGGCTTTCCAGCTGCTCGCGCCGACCTTCACCAACCACGGCGCCTGCGACGCCACCACGGCGCTGCTCACGCGGATCCTCCTCGCCGTCCTCGCGCTCTCCTGCCTCCTCGCCTCCTTCACCGACTCCCTCAATGGCCCCGACGGCCGCGTCTACTACGGCGTCGCCACCCTCAGGGGCCTCTGGCTGCTCGACTACCCGCCCGGCGCGCccacgccgccggacacgtccaggtaCAGGCTGGCACCAATCGACGCCGTGCACGCGGCGCTGTCGGTGGCCGTATTCGGGGTGGTAGCGGCCAGAGACAAGAACGTTGTGCGGTGCTTCTACGGCCCGTCGCCGGCGAGAGAGACGGAGCAGGTGCTGGACATCGTGCCGCTCGGCGTCGGCGTGCTCTGCAGCTTGCTCTTCGTCGCGTTCCCCACAAGGCGGCACGGCATCGGCTACCCTGTCACCAACGGCGCCGCTGGCAGCAGCACTTGA